A stretch of DNA from Microlunatus capsulatus:
CGCACCCAGGAGGCCCCCATGCCCGAGCGCGACCCCGACCTGAGCCCCTTCGAGCACGGCCCGACCCGCCGCACCGTCCTGCGCGCCGCCGGGCTGGTGGCCCTGACCGGGGGCGGCGTGGGCGTCCTCGCCGCCTGCTCCTCCGACGCGGGGGTGGCGGCACCGGCCGCGACCGGCGCGGCCCCGTCCTCGGCCGCCCCCGCCTCCTCCGCCCCCGCCTCGCCGTCCCCCTCGGCGTCCGCCTCCTCCTCGGCGCCGGCGGCGCCCTCCGGCCCCAGCGTCGCGGCCGCCGACGTGCCGGTGGGCAGCGGCGTCATCCTCGAGGACGCGAAGTACGTGGTCACCCAGCCCACCAAGGGCGAGTTCAAGGCGTTCAGCAGCATCTGCACCCACCAGGGCTGCCCCGTCTCCGAGATCCAGGGCGACGCCATCCTCTGCAACTGCCACGGCAGCAAGTTCTCGATCAAGGACGGCTCCGTGCTGAACCCGCCCGCCAGCGAGCCGCTGGCCCAGGCGTCGGCCACGGTCGAGGGCGACACCGTCGTCGTCCAGGCCTGACCGGCGCCGCGGACGCCCGGGCTCCGGGGGCCGGGCGTCCGCGGTCCAGCAGCACGCGCACCGGGGCTGTCAGCGGCCCCACCTAGAGTGGTCGACGTGGCTCCACCCGTCTCCTCCCGCACGTCCCGGCACCCCCTGGCCTACCGTCCGGCACCGGGCTCGATCCCGGAGCAGCCGGGTGTCTACCGCTTCTCCGACGCCGAGGGCCGGGTCATCTACGTCGGCAAGGCCAAGAGCCTGCGGCAACGGCTGAACTCCTACTTCGCCGACCTCGGCTCGCTGCACAGCCGCACCCAGTCGATGGTGCTGACGGCCAACCGGGTGGACTGGACCGTCGTCCAGACCGAGGTCGAGGCGCTCCAGCTCGAGTACTCCTGGATCAAGGAGTACGACCCGCGGTTCAACGTCAAGTACCGCGACGACAAGTCCTACCCGTGGATGGCGGTCACGCTGTCCGAGGAGTACCCCCGGGTCACCGTCGGCCGCGGCCCGAAGAAGAAGGGCACCCGGTACTTCGGGCCCTACTCCCACGCCTGGGCCATCCGCGAGACCGTCGACCTGGTGCTGCGGGTGTTCCCGATGCGCTCCTGCCGCCCCGGGGTGTTCAAGAACCACCGCCAGCTGGGGCGGCCCTGCCTGCTCGGCTACATCGGCAAGTGCTCCGCGCCGTGCGTCGACCGGGTCACGCCCGAGGAGCACCGCGAGATCGTCGACGACTTCTGCCAGTTCATGGCCGGCCAGGCCGGGCCGATGCTCAAGCGGCTGGAGAAGGACATGCAGCAGGCCAGCGCCGAGCTGGAGTTCGAGCGCGCGGCCCGGATCCGCGACGACATCGGCGCCCTGCAGCGGGCGATGGAGCAGAACGCCATCGTCTTCGCCGACGGCACCGACGCCGACGTGGTCGCCCTGGCCGAGGACCCGCTCGAGGTCGCGGTCCAGATCTTCCACGTCCGCGGCGGCCGGGTCCGCGGCGAGCGGGGCTGGGTCGCCGACCGCTTCGACGAGGGGGACACCGGCGAGCTCGTCGAGCAGTTCCTGCTCCAGCTGTACGCGGAGTCCGACGCCTCCACCACCGACCGGGACGCGGTGCCGCGCGAGATCCTCGTGCCCGCCCTGCCGCCGTCGCTGGAGCCGCTGACGGAGCTGCTCAGCGAGCGGCGCGGCTCCCACGTCTCCATCCGGGTGCCGCAGCGCGGGGACAAGAAGCAGCTGATGGAGACGGTGTCCCGCAACGCCAGCCAGGCCCTGATCCGGCACAAGACGACGCGGGCGGGCGACCTGTCGACCCGCAACCGG
This window harbors:
- a CDS encoding Rieske (2Fe-2S) protein, which codes for MPERDPDLSPFEHGPTRRTVLRAAGLVALTGGGVGVLAACSSDAGVAAPAATGAAPSSAAPASSAPASPSPSASASSSAPAAPSGPSVAAADVPVGSGVILEDAKYVVTQPTKGEFKAFSSICTHQGCPVSEIQGDAILCNCHGSKFSIKDGSVLNPPASEPLAQASATVEGDTVVVQA
- the uvrC gene encoding excinuclease ABC subunit UvrC, translating into MAPPVSSRTSRHPLAYRPAPGSIPEQPGVYRFSDAEGRVIYVGKAKSLRQRLNSYFADLGSLHSRTQSMVLTANRVDWTVVQTEVEALQLEYSWIKEYDPRFNVKYRDDKSYPWMAVTLSEEYPRVTVGRGPKKKGTRYFGPYSHAWAIRETVDLVLRVFPMRSCRPGVFKNHRQLGRPCLLGYIGKCSAPCVDRVTPEEHREIVDDFCQFMAGQAGPMLKRLEKDMQQASAELEFERAARIRDDIGALQRAMEQNAIVFADGTDADVVALAEDPLEVAVQIFHVRGGRVRGERGWVADRFDEGDTGELVEQFLLQLYAESDASTTDRDAVPREILVPALPPSLEPLTELLSERRGSHVSIRVPQRGDKKQLMETVSRNASQALIRHKTTRAGDLSTRNRALEEIQEALELPGVPLRMECFDISNLQGTEVVASMVVFEDGLPRKSEYRRFVIRGVDGQNDVASMHEVITRRFRRLLDDRGAMAAAQAAGGDEGPLLVDPTTGAPRRFAYAPSLVVVDGGPPQVAAAAQALDELGISDVALCGLAKRLEEVWLPDLEEPVILPRTSEGLYLLQRLRDEAHRFAITHHRTRRSKSMVESLLDQVPGLGEVRRKALMTHFGSLKKLRQATVEEIAMVPGFGPKMAQNIKDALEATPQREAINTATGEVISDEPLVRPSSVTPVPATPAPATAASDGRAGTGPVDGDPGY